Proteins encoded by one window of Carettochelys insculpta isolate YL-2023 chromosome 10, ASM3395843v1, whole genome shotgun sequence:
- the DNAJB11 gene encoding dnaJ homolog subfamily B member 11 → MAPRSLGRLCLLLLYLLGEASAGRDFYKILGVSRGASVKDIKKAYRKLALQLHPDRNPDDPRAQEKFQDLGAAYEVLSDEEKRKQYDTYGEEGLKDGQQGSHGDIFSHFFGDFGFMFGGSPRQQDRNIPRGSDIIVDLEVTLEEVYSGNFVEVVRNKPVARQAPGKRKCNCRQEMRTTQLGPGRFQMTQEVVCDECPNVKLVNEERTLEVEIEPGVRDGMEYPFIGEGEPHVDGEPGDLRFRIKVLKHPVFERRGDDLYTNVTISLVEALVGFEMEIAHLDGHKVHVARDKITKPGAKLWKKGEGLPNFDNNNIKGSLIITFDVDFPKEQLTDEQREGLKKLLRQGSVQKVYNGLQGY, encoded by the exons ATGGCCCCCCGCTCCCTCGGccggctctgcctgctgctgctctacCTGCTGGGCGAGGCCAGCGCCGG GAGAGATTTCTATAAGATTCTGGGCGTGTCCCGCGGCGCATCAGTGAAAGACATTAAAAAGGCCTATCGGAAACTGGCTTTGCAGCTTCATCCAGACCGAAACCCTGATGACCCACGAGCacaagaaaagttccaggatctgGGTGCTGCCTATGAG GTGCTCTCGGACGAGGAGAAGAGAAAGCAGTATGACACGTATGGCGAGGAGGGATTGAAGGATGGTCAACAGGGTTCCCATGGAGACATCTTCTCACA CTTCTTTGGGGATTTTGGTTTCATGTTTGGAGGAAGTCCTCGTCAGCAAGACAGGAATATTCCACGAGGAAGTGACATCATTGTGGACCTGGAAGTTACACTGGAGGAAGTGTATTCAGGAAACTTTGTGGAA gttgtcaggAACAAGCCAGTGGCCAGGCAGGCTCCTGGAAAACGGAAATGCAACTGCCGACAGGAGATGAGAACCACCCAGCTGGGCCCGGGGCGTTTCCAGATGACACAAGAAGTTGTCTGTGACGAGTGTCCCAATGTCAA gCTTGTGAATGAGGAGCGAACGCTGGAGGTGGAGATAGAGCCGGGGGTGAGGGACGGCATGGAGTACCCCTTCATCGGGGAAG gtGAACCCCACGTGGATGGGGAGCCGGGTGACTTACGCTTCCGGATCAAAGTTCTCAA GCACCCGGTCTTCGAAAGAAGAGGGGATGATTTGTATACAAATGTCACTATCTCGCTGGTCGAGGCACTGGTAGGCTTTGAAATGGAGATTGCCCATCTAGATGGGCACAAG GTGCACGTTGCTCGGGATAAAATCACAAAACCTGGGGCCAAGCTGTGGAAAAAAGGCGAAGGTCTTCCAAACTTCGACAACAACAACATCAAAGGCTCCTTAATAATCACTTTTGATGTGGACTTCCCCAAAGAGCAGCTGACGGATGAACAGCGGGAAG GTCTCAAGAAGCTGCTGCGCCAAGGCTCTGTGCAGAAGGTGTACAATGGACTGCAGGGATACTAA